A stretch of the Pseudomonas helvetica genome encodes the following:
- the kynU gene encoding kynureninase codes for MITRNDCLALDAQDPLAHLRHQFALPEGVIYLDGNSLGARPVAALERAQAVIAEEWGNGLIRSWNSAGWRDLPERLGNRLAGLIGAGEGEVVVTDTTSINLFKVLGAALRVQAMRAPTRRVIVSESSNFPTDLYIAEGLMDLLQQGYSLRLVDSPEELAQAIDQDTAVVMLTHVNYKTGYMHDMQAVTALIHECGALAIWDLAHSAGAVPVDLRQAGADYAIGCTYKYLNGGPGSQAFVWVAPQLCDLVTQPLSGWFGHSRQFDMASGYEPSSGIARYLCGTQPITSLAMVECGLEIFAQTDMPSLRRKSLALTDLFIQLVEQRCAAHDLKLITPREHARRGSHVSFEHPQGYAVIQALIAQGVIGDYREPRIMRFGFTPLYTSFTEVFDAVQILGEILDQQTWSQAQFQVRHSVT; via the coding sequence ATGATCACAAGAAACGATTGCCTGGCGCTTGATGCGCAAGACCCTTTGGCTCATTTGCGTCACCAGTTTGCGCTTCCCGAAGGCGTGATTTACCTCGACGGCAACTCCCTTGGCGCGCGTCCGGTTGCGGCGCTTGAGCGTGCTCAGGCGGTCATCGCCGAGGAGTGGGGCAATGGCTTGATCCGCAGCTGGAACAGCGCGGGATGGCGCGACCTGCCGGAACGTCTGGGCAATCGCCTGGCCGGGCTGATTGGTGCCGGTGAGGGCGAAGTGGTGGTCACCGACACCACCTCGATCAACCTGTTCAAGGTCCTCGGTGCGGCCTTGCGTGTGCAGGCGATGCGGGCACCGACGAGGCGGGTGATTGTCAGTGAGTCGAGCAACTTTCCGACCGATTTGTACATCGCCGAAGGGCTGATGGATTTGCTCCAGCAGGGCTATAGCTTGCGTCTGGTCGACAGCCCGGAAGAGCTGGCGCAGGCGATAGACCAGGACACCGCAGTGGTCATGCTCACCCACGTCAACTACAAAACCGGCTACATGCACGACATGCAGGCCGTGACGGCGTTGATCCACGAATGCGGCGCGCTGGCGATCTGGGACCTGGCGCATTCCGCCGGTGCGGTTCCGGTCGATTTGCGTCAGGCGGGCGCGGACTACGCCATCGGTTGCACCTACAAGTACCTCAATGGCGGCCCCGGCTCGCAAGCGTTTGTCTGGGTTGCGCCGCAGCTGTGCGATCTGGTCACGCAGCCGTTGTCCGGCTGGTTCGGTCACTCCCGACAGTTCGACATGGCCTCAGGCTACGAGCCGAGCAGCGGTATCGCTCGCTACTTGTGCGGCACTCAACCGATCACCTCATTGGCCATGGTCGAGTGCGGCCTGGAGATTTTCGCCCAGACCGACATGCCCAGCCTGCGCCGCAAATCCCTGGCGCTGACTGACCTGTTTATCCAGCTGGTGGAGCAGCGCTGCGCCGCTCACGATTTGAAACTGATTACCCCGCGCGAACACGCCAGGCGTGGCAGCCATGTCAGCTTCGAACACCCGCAAGGCTACGCGGTGATACAGGCCTTGATCGCCCAAGGCGTGATCGGTGATTACCGCGAGCCGCGGATCATGCGCTTCGGTTTCACGCCGCTGTACACCAGCTTCACCGAAGTCTTTGATGCGGTGCAGATTCTTGGCGAGATTCTCGATCAGCAAACCTGGTCGCAAGCGCAGTTCCAGGTACGCCACAGCGTCACCTGA
- a CDS encoding Lrp/AsnC family transcriptional regulator yields the protein MTLDSTDLRILHYLQQDGRISNQELAEKVALSPSACLRRLRLLESEGIITGYRAVLNAERLGIELEAIVHVSLRQDVEDWHETFIKKVQEWPEVATAYVITGASNYVLRVQARNLKHFSDFIVNKLNRTAGVTDIRSEIVLQKIKERDDLLDLVARK from the coding sequence ATGACCCTCGACTCGACAGACCTGCGGATCCTGCATTACTTGCAGCAGGACGGGCGTATCAGCAATCAGGAATTGGCGGAGAAAGTTGCGCTGTCGCCGTCGGCTTGCCTGCGGCGTTTGCGGCTGCTGGAAAGCGAGGGAATCATCACCGGCTATCGCGCGGTGCTGAACGCCGAACGGCTGGGCATCGAGCTGGAAGCCATCGTCCATGTGTCATTGCGACAGGACGTCGAGGACTGGCACGAGACCTTTATCAAGAAGGTGCAAGAGTGGCCGGAAGTCGCCACCGCGTACGTGATTACCGGCGCCAGCAACTATGTGCTGCGGGTTCAGGCGCGCAACCTGAAACACTTCTCGGATTTCATCGTCAACAAGCTCAATCGCACCGCGGGTGTCACCGATATTCGCTCGGAAATCGTCCTGCAGAAAATCAAGGAACGCGACGATCTACTGGATCTGGTCGCCCGCAAATAA
- the antC gene encoding anthranilate 1,2-dioxygenase electron transfer component AntC: MNHKVAFSFADGKTLFFPVQANEILLDAALRNGINIPLDCREGVCGTCQGRCESGDYSQDYVDEEALSSLDLQQRKMLTCQTRVKSDAAFYFDFASSLCNAAGPEQLSGTVTHVRQVSASTAILHLDLGAATQPLDFLPGQYARLLIPGTMSKRSYSFANRPSSSNQLQFLIRLLPDGVMSNYIRERCQVGDEIALEAPLGAFYLRHIARPLILVAGGTGLSALLGMLDEIVARGCEQPVHLYYGVRDAADLCEGERISAYAHRIPGFRYTPVVSDPSPGWEGKRGYIAEHFEASELRDAAVDMYVCGPPPMVESIKSWLQDQTLDNVQLYYEKFTESNV, translated from the coding sequence ATGAACCACAAGGTCGCGTTCAGTTTTGCCGACGGCAAAACACTGTTTTTTCCCGTGCAGGCCAACGAAATATTGCTCGATGCCGCCCTGCGCAACGGCATCAATATTCCGCTGGATTGCCGCGAGGGTGTCTGCGGAACCTGTCAGGGCCGCTGCGAATCCGGCGACTACAGCCAGGATTATGTGGATGAGGAAGCCCTCTCCAGCCTCGACCTGCAACAACGCAAAATGCTGACTTGTCAGACCCGAGTGAAGTCCGACGCCGCGTTTTATTTCGACTTTGCTTCCAGCCTGTGCAATGCCGCGGGGCCTGAACAACTCAGCGGTACGGTCACGCATGTGCGTCAGGTCTCGGCCAGCACCGCGATCCTCCATCTGGATTTGGGCGCGGCCACCCAGCCACTGGATTTCCTGCCGGGGCAATATGCGCGCCTGTTGATTCCAGGGACCATGAGCAAGCGCTCCTACTCCTTCGCCAACCGCCCGAGCAGCAGCAATCAGCTGCAATTTCTGATTCGCCTGTTACCCGACGGAGTGATGAGCAATTACATTCGTGAGCGCTGCCAGGTCGGCGATGAAATCGCTCTGGAGGCACCGTTGGGCGCGTTTTATCTTCGCCACATCGCCCGGCCGCTGATTCTGGTGGCCGGCGGCACCGGACTGTCCGCGCTGCTGGGGATGCTCGACGAAATCGTCGCGCGCGGTTGCGAGCAGCCTGTGCATTTGTACTACGGTGTACGGGACGCGGCCGATCTGTGCGAAGGCGAACGGATCAGCGCCTATGCTCACCGCATTCCAGGATTTCGCTACACGCCGGTGGTCAGCGACCCGTCACCGGGCTGGGAGGGAAAACGCGGCTACATTGCCGAGCATTTCGAGGCCAGCGAACTGCGCGATGCCGCAGTCGACATGTACGTCTGCGGGCCACCGCCGATGGTTGAGTCGATCAAGAGCTGGTTGCAGGACCAAACCCTCGACAACGTGCAGCTGTATTACGAAAAGTTCACTGAAAGTAACGTCTGA
- the antB gene encoding anthranilate 1,2-dioxygenase small subunit, whose amino-acid sequence MNPQLQYQIEQFFYRKSELCDAKDWDPYIQLFDEQSEFHLPQWDSEHVYTRDPKREMSLIYYANRSGLEDRVFRLRTGKAASATPMPRTLHLINNVRISELEAGELEVRLNWHTLFYRLATSEQFYGNATYRLKPHADSWLITRKHVLLLNDTINSVLDFYHL is encoded by the coding sequence ATGAATCCGCAATTGCAGTATCAGATCGAGCAGTTTTTCTACCGTAAATCCGAACTCTGCGACGCCAAGGACTGGGACCCCTACATCCAGCTCTTCGACGAGCAGAGTGAGTTTCACCTGCCGCAATGGGACTCCGAACACGTCTACACCCGTGACCCCAAGCGCGAAATGTCGTTGATCTACTACGCCAATCGCTCGGGCCTGGAAGACCGTGTATTCCGCCTGCGCACCGGCAAGGCTGCCTCGGCCACGCCGATGCCGCGCACCCTGCACCTGATCAACAACGTGCGGATCAGCGAACTCGAAGCCGGTGAGCTGGAGGTGCGGCTGAACTGGCACACCCTGTTTTATCGCCTGGCCACCTCCGAGCAGTTCTACGGGAACGCGACCTATCGCCTCAAGCCTCACGCAGACAGCTGGCTGATTACCCGCAAACACGTGTTGCTGCTCAACGACACCATCAACTCGGTGCTCGATTTCTACCACCTCTGA
- a CDS encoding amino acid permease, producing the protein MADEQQQQGVLKRGLKNRHIQLIALGGAIGTGLFLGSAGVLKSAGPSMILGYAIAGFIAFLIMRQLGEMIVEEPVAGSFSHFAHNYWGSFAGFLSGWNYWVLYVLVGMAELTAVGKYVQFWWPEVPTWVSAAVFFVLVNLINTMNVKVFGEMEFWFAIIKVVAIIGMIALGCYMLVSGTGGPQASVSNLWSHGGFFPNGTNGLLMAMAFIMFSFGGLELVGITAAEASEPRKVIPKAINQVVYRVLIFYVGALTVLLSLYPWDQLLQTMGASGDAYSGSPFVQIFALIGSDTAAQILNVVVLTAALSVYNSCVYCNSRMLYGLAEQGDAPKPLMKLNKRGVPLRALGVSALMTMLSVLVNYVAPHEALELLFALVVASLMINWAMISLTHLKFRKAMGQRGIVPGFKAFWSPYTNYLCLAFMAMIIYVMLLIPGVRASVYAIPVWVLILFVFYRIRVARTRALSVA; encoded by the coding sequence ATGGCGGATGAACAACAGCAACAGGGCGTACTGAAGCGGGGGCTGAAAAACAGGCATATTCAGCTGATCGCACTGGGCGGCGCGATTGGTACAGGGCTGTTTCTCGGCTCCGCCGGCGTGCTCAAATCGGCCGGCCCGTCGATGATCCTCGGCTATGCCATTGCCGGTTTTATCGCCTTTCTGATCATGCGCCAACTGGGAGAGATGATTGTCGAGGAGCCGGTCGCCGGGTCCTTCAGTCATTTCGCACACAACTACTGGGGTAGTTTTGCCGGCTTCCTGTCCGGCTGGAACTACTGGGTGCTGTATGTGCTGGTGGGCATGGCGGAGCTGACAGCCGTCGGCAAGTACGTGCAGTTCTGGTGGCCAGAGGTCCCCACCTGGGTCAGCGCGGCGGTGTTCTTCGTACTGGTCAACCTGATCAACACGATGAACGTCAAAGTCTTCGGTGAAATGGAGTTCTGGTTCGCCATCATCAAGGTCGTGGCAATCATCGGCATGATCGCCCTCGGCTGCTACATGCTGGTCAGCGGCACCGGCGGTCCGCAGGCCTCGGTGAGCAACCTGTGGAGTCACGGCGGTTTCTTCCCCAACGGCACCAACGGTTTGCTGATGGCGATGGCGTTCATCATGTTCTCCTTTGGCGGCCTGGAACTGGTCGGCATCACCGCCGCCGAAGCCAGCGAGCCGAGGAAAGTCATTCCCAAGGCGATCAACCAAGTGGTTTACCGCGTATTGATCTTCTACGTCGGCGCACTCACCGTGCTGCTGTCGTTGTACCCGTGGGACCAACTGCTACAAACAATGGGCGCTTCCGGCGATGCCTACAGCGGCAGTCCGTTTGTGCAGATTTTCGCCTTGATCGGCAGCGACACCGCGGCGCAGATCCTCAACGTTGTGGTGCTCACCGCAGCACTCTCGGTCTACAACAGCTGTGTCTATTGCAACAGCCGCATGCTCTACGGCCTGGCGGAACAGGGCGATGCCCCCAAGCCACTGATGAAGCTGAACAAACGGGGCGTGCCGTTACGGGCGCTGGGCGTATCGGCGCTGATGACGATGTTGTCCGTGCTGGTTAACTACGTCGCCCCGCATGAAGCGCTTGAGTTGCTGTTCGCGCTGGTGGTCGCCTCGTTGATGATCAACTGGGCGATGATCAGCCTGACGCACCTGAAGTTTCGCAAGGCCATGGGCCAACGCGGCATCGTCCCGGGCTTCAAGGCATTCTGGTCGCCGTACACCAATTACCTGTGCCTGGCGTTCATGGCCATGATCATCTATGTGATGTTGTTGATTCCTGGGGTGCGTGCGTCGGTCTACGCGATCCCGGTCTGGGTGCTGATCCTGTTCGTGTTCTACCGGATTCGGGTCGCCAGAACTCGCGCGTTGTCGGTCGCTTAA
- the kynB gene encoding arylformamidase, which translates to MKKTMSWWDISPPLSTATPTWPGDTPFQEERVWTFGPECPVNVGRITLSPHTGAHVDAPLHYSAEGAAIGDVSLDVYIGPCRVLHCLDSGRLVQPGQLEGRLADLPERVLLRTYQQAPLTAWDPDFTAVAKETVDLLASLGVRLIGIDTPSLDPQQSKTMDSHNAVARHGMAILEGIVLDDVPEGDYELIALPLRFANLDASPVRAILRPLNKPPLEEPAQ; encoded by the coding sequence ATGAAAAAAACAATGTCGTGGTGGGATATCAGCCCGCCCTTGAGCACCGCAACACCGACGTGGCCGGGTGATACGCCGTTTCAGGAAGAGCGTGTCTGGACCTTCGGGCCTGAATGCCCGGTGAATGTCGGCCGCATCACCCTGTCCCCCCACACTGGCGCCCATGTCGATGCACCGTTACATTACAGCGCCGAAGGTGCAGCCATCGGCGATGTATCGCTGGATGTCTATATCGGGCCGTGTCGCGTCTTGCATTGTCTGGACAGCGGTCGCCTGGTTCAGCCGGGGCAACTGGAAGGACGCCTTGCCGATCTGCCCGAGCGCGTCTTGCTGCGCACTTATCAACAGGCGCCGCTGACGGCCTGGGATCCGGATTTCACGGCAGTCGCCAAGGAAACCGTCGACCTGCTGGCGAGCCTTGGCGTGCGGCTGATCGGTATCGATACGCCGTCGCTGGACCCTCAACAGTCCAAGACCATGGATTCGCACAACGCAGTGGCCCGCCATGGCATGGCGATTCTCGAAGGCATCGTGCTCGATGACGTGCCGGAAGGCGACTATGAACTGATTGCGCTGCCGCTGCGGTTTGCCAACCTGGACGCCAGTCCGGTCAGGGCTATTTTGCGTCCACTGAACAAACCGCCACTTGAGGAGCCTGCTCAATGA
- the mmsB gene encoding 3-hydroxyisobutyrate dehydrogenase encodes MKIAFIGLGNMGAPMARNLIKAGHSLNLVDLNKAVLAELAQLGGTISATAREAAQGAELVITMLPAAVHVRSVWLGEDGVLAGIAKGVPAVDCSTIDPQTARDVAAAAAKQGVAMADAPVSGGTGGAAAGTLTFMVGATPELFATLQPVLAQMGRNIVHCGEVGTGQIAKICNNLLLAISMVGVSEAMALGDALGIDTKVLAGIINSSTGRCWSSEMYNPWPGIVETAPASRGYTGGFGAELMLKDLGLATEAARQAHQPVMLGAVAQQLYQAMSQRGEGGKDFSAIINSYRKP; translated from the coding sequence ATGAAAATCGCTTTTATCGGTCTCGGCAACATGGGCGCGCCGATGGCGCGCAACCTGATCAAGGCTGGCCATTCGCTGAACCTGGTCGACCTGAACAAAGCCGTACTCGCAGAACTGGCGCAACTGGGCGGCACTATCAGCGCCACGGCGCGTGAGGCAGCCCAAGGCGCAGAACTGGTGATTACCATGCTGCCGGCCGCTGTCCACGTGCGTAGCGTCTGGCTGGGTGAAGATGGCGTGCTGGCCGGGATCGCCAAGGGCGTTCCCGCCGTGGATTGCAGCACCATCGACCCGCAGACCGCCCGCGATGTCGCCGCGGCGGCGGCCAAGCAAGGTGTGGCCATGGCGGATGCGCCGGTTTCCGGCGGCACCGGTGGCGCTGCGGCCGGGACGCTGACCTTCATGGTCGGCGCCACGCCGGAATTGTTCGCCACCCTGCAACCGGTACTGGCGCAGATGGGCCGCAACATTGTGCATTGCGGTGAAGTCGGCACCGGGCAAATCGCCAAGATCTGCAACAACCTGTTGTTGGCGATTTCCATGGTCGGCGTCAGCGAAGCCATGGCCCTGGGTGATGCCCTAGGCATCGACACCAAGGTGCTGGCGGGGATCATCAACAGTTCGACCGGTCGTTGCTGGAGTTCGGAGATGTACAACCCGTGGCCGGGTATCGTCGAAACAGCACCGGCGTCGCGTGGTTATACCGGTGGTTTTGGTGCCGAATTGATGCTCAAGGACCTGGGGCTGGCGACTGAAGCTGCACGTCAGGCGCATCAACCGGTGATGCTCGGCGCGGTGGCTCAGCAGCTGTATCAGGCGATGAGTCAGCGTGGCGAAGGCGGCAAGGATTTCTCGGCAATCATCAACAGCTATCGCAAACCCTGA
- a CDS encoding AraC family transcriptional regulator, whose translation MSSKADPQFRDIRIDHYDLEGARTWMSGICGPHRLETSTPERIRFHHTANVFKSMATTLGTIEYGTDVTVDIEDAEHFSSYSLSLPLVGEQELSKNGTLLKSNRDQGVIISPNENQMLAISGDCRKVQVVITRAAMSESLEGMLQRPLDAPLRFESVMDAVDGASASWWRMARYFIGELERSSALFEQVVFTRDIESSLIKGLILAQPNNYSDELREVLGVKLPHYLIRAKQYIHDNAREAVHLEDIEAAAGVSRFKLFEAFRKYFALSPMAYLKKYRLNAVRQDILEQGLARNISEIAMGWGFTHMGRFSAEYRKLFDEAPSATLQRNEARRMRGL comes from the coding sequence ATGAGTAGCAAAGCCGATCCGCAGTTTCGCGATATTCGTATCGATCACTATGACCTTGAGGGCGCGCGGACCTGGATGTCAGGGATCTGCGGGCCGCACCGTCTCGAAACCTCGACGCCCGAACGTATCCGTTTTCATCACACGGCCAATGTGTTCAAGTCGATGGCCACGACCCTGGGCACTATCGAATACGGCACTGACGTGACCGTCGATATCGAAGACGCCGAGCATTTCAGCAGCTACAGCCTCAGCCTGCCTTTGGTCGGTGAGCAGGAGCTGAGCAAGAACGGCACGCTGCTCAAATCCAATCGCGATCAGGGCGTGATCATCTCCCCGAATGAAAACCAGATGCTGGCGATCTCCGGTGACTGCCGCAAGGTCCAGGTGGTGATCACTCGGGCGGCCATGAGCGAATCCCTTGAAGGGATGTTGCAGCGCCCGCTGGATGCGCCGCTGCGCTTTGAATCAGTGATGGATGCGGTGGACGGTGCGTCGGCCTCGTGGTGGCGCATGGCGCGGTATTTCATCGGCGAACTCGAGCGCAGCAGCGCACTGTTTGAGCAGGTCGTCTTCACGCGGGACATCGAAAGCTCGTTGATCAAAGGCCTGATCCTCGCCCAGCCGAACAATTACTCCGATGAGCTGCGGGAGGTGTTGGGGGTGAAATTGCCGCACTATCTGATCAGGGCCAAACAGTACATTCACGACAACGCTCGCGAAGCCGTGCACCTGGAAGACATCGAAGCGGCGGCCGGGGTTTCGCGGTTCAAGTTGTTCGAGGCATTCAGGAAGTACTTCGCCCTGTCGCCGATGGCTTATCTGAAAAAATACCGCTTGAATGCGGTGCGCCAGGACATTCTTGAACAGGGGCTGGCGCGCAATATCTCGGAGATTGCCATGGGCTGGGGGTTCACCCACATGGGGCGTTTTTCCGCCGAGTACCGCAAGTTGTTCGACGAAGCCCCGAGCGCAACCTTGCAGCGCAACGAGGCCCGGCGCATGCGCGGGCTTTGA
- the kynA gene encoding tryptophan 2,3-dioxygenase — translation MSQCPYSSDQSPSNPPEEWHNAELNFSDSMSYGDYLDLGKILSAQHPLSPDHNEMLFIIQHQTSELWMKLMLHELKAAREHVRLGELPPAFKMLARVSRIFDQLVHAWTVLATMTPTEYHAIRPFLGQSSGFQSFQYREIEFILGNKSATLLRPHAHRPELLAELEKAIATPSLYDEAIRLMVSAGLAIDPQRFERDPASPTAYDASVEAAWRVVYTDPSQYWDLYQLAEKLIDLEDSFRQWRFRHVTTVERIIGFQPGTGGTEGVGYLRKMLDTVLFPELWRVRSTL, via the coding sequence ATGAGCCAATGTCCCTATTCTTCAGATCAGTCACCTTCAAACCCGCCAGAAGAATGGCATAACGCCGAGCTGAATTTTTCCGACTCCATGAGCTACGGCGATTACCTAGATCTGGGGAAGATTCTCAGTGCCCAGCACCCCTTGTCGCCGGACCATAACGAGATGCTGTTCATCATCCAGCATCAGACGTCCGAGCTGTGGATGAAGCTGATGCTGCACGAGCTCAAGGCGGCTCGTGAGCATGTCAGGCTGGGCGAGTTGCCTCCGGCGTTCAAGATGCTGGCGCGGGTCTCGCGGATTTTCGATCAACTGGTGCATGCCTGGACGGTGTTGGCGACCATGACGCCGACCGAATACCACGCGATCCGGCCGTTTCTGGGCCAGTCATCGGGCTTCCAGTCGTTCCAGTACCGCGAGATCGAATTCATCCTCGGCAACAAAAGTGCAACGCTGTTGCGTCCGCATGCGCACCGGCCGGAACTGTTGGCGGAGCTGGAAAAGGCGATTGCCACGCCGTCGCTGTATGACGAGGCGATTCGGTTGATGGTCAGCGCAGGGTTGGCGATTGATCCGCAGCGCTTCGAGCGCGACCCGGCCAGCCCGACCGCTTATGACGCCTCGGTCGAAGCCGCCTGGCGTGTGGTCTACACCGACCCTTCGCAGTATTGGGACCTGTACCAGTTGGCGGAGAAACTGATCGACCTCGAGGACTCGTTCCGTCAATGGCGCTTCCGCCATGTCACCACGGTTGAGCGGATCATCGGCTTCCAACCGGGTACCGGCGGCACCGAAGGTGTGGGTTATCTGCGCAAGATGCTCGACACCGTGCTGTTTCCGGAGTTGTGGCGCGTGCGTTCGACCCTCTGA
- a CDS encoding cupin domain-containing protein, whose product MSKPITVLRDTHPLPVLDACKWEKLEGDPHTVNLNAYTSEDGSKIMGTWICTPGKWYVEYVKWEYCHFQEGYCVITPDGMEPIHLRAGDIFVIEPGMKGTWEVVETVRKYFVFA is encoded by the coding sequence ATGTCCAAACCCATTACCGTTCTTCGCGATACCCATCCACTGCCGGTGCTTGATGCCTGCAAATGGGAGAAACTCGAAGGTGACCCGCACACCGTCAACCTCAACGCCTACACCAGCGAAGACGGCAGCAAGATCATGGGCACCTGGATCTGCACACCGGGCAAGTGGTACGTGGAGTATGTGAAGTGGGAATACTGCCACTTCCAGGAAGGCTACTGCGTGATCACCCCGGACGGCATGGAACCGATCCATCTGCGCGCGGGTGATATTTTCGTCATTGAGCCGGGCATGAAAGGTACGTGGGAAGTGGTCGAGACCGTACGCAAGTACTTCGTTTTCGCCTGA
- the antA gene encoding anthranilate 1,2-dioxygenase large subunit — MSGEKSVEQWKAFIEGCLDFRPAEGVFRIARDIFTEPQLFDLEMELIFEKNWIYACHESELANNHDFITMRAGRQPMIITRDGDGQLNALINACQHRGTTLTRVGKGNQSTFTCPFHAWCYKSDGRLVKVKAPGEYPEGFDKATRGLKKARIQSYKGFVFISLDVHGDNSLEDFLGDAKVFFDMMVAQSPTGELEVLPGKSAYTYDGNWKLQNENGLDGYHVSTVHYNYVATVQHRQQVDNENGTRASGTLDYSKLGAGDANTDDGWFAFNNGHSVLFSDMPNPTVRSGYATIMPRLIEEHGQEKAEWMMHRLRNLNIYPSLFFLDQISSQLRIIRPVAWNKTEIISQCLGVKNESDADRENRIRQFEDFFNVSGLGTPDDLVEFREAQRGFQARLERWSDISRGSHQWATGATPNSEAIGIAPAMTGTEFTHEGLYVNQHSNWQKFLLDGLDAKSLKLREV; from the coding sequence ATGAGTGGCGAAAAAAGCGTCGAGCAGTGGAAAGCGTTCATTGAAGGCTGCCTGGACTTCCGTCCGGCAGAAGGCGTATTTCGCATCGCTCGGGATATCTTTACCGAGCCGCAACTGTTCGATCTGGAGATGGAGCTGATCTTCGAGAAGAACTGGATCTACGCCTGTCACGAAAGCGAGCTGGCCAATAACCACGACTTCATCACGATGCGCGCCGGTCGCCAGCCGATGATCATCACCCGTGACGGTGACGGCCAACTCAACGCACTGATCAACGCTTGCCAGCATCGCGGCACCACATTGACCCGCGTCGGCAAAGGCAACCAATCGACGTTTACCTGCCCGTTCCACGCCTGGTGCTACAAAAGCGACGGACGCCTGGTCAAGGTCAAGGCCCCCGGCGAGTACCCGGAAGGTTTCGACAAAGCCACACGCGGCCTGAAAAAAGCCCGCATCCAGAGCTACAAGGGCTTCGTCTTCATCAGCCTGGACGTTCATGGCGATAACAGCCTCGAAGACTTCCTCGGCGATGCCAAAGTGTTCTTCGACATGATGGTCGCCCAATCGCCCACCGGGGAGCTGGAAGTACTGCCCGGCAAGTCGGCCTACACCTACGACGGCAACTGGAAACTGCAAAACGAAAACGGCCTGGACGGCTATCACGTCAGCACGGTCCACTATAACTATGTGGCCACGGTGCAACACCGCCAGCAGGTCGACAACGAGAACGGCACCCGCGCCAGCGGCACGCTCGACTACAGCAAGCTGGGGGCTGGCGACGCCAATACCGACGACGGCTGGTTCGCCTTCAACAACGGTCACAGCGTGCTGTTCAGCGACATGCCCAACCCGACGGTGCGTTCCGGCTACGCGACGATCATGCCGCGCCTGATCGAGGAACACGGTCAGGAAAAAGCCGAATGGATGATGCATCGGCTGCGCAACCTGAACATCTACCCCAGCCTGTTTTTCCTCGATCAAATCAGCTCGCAGCTACGGATCATCCGTCCGGTGGCCTGGAACAAGACCGAGATCATCAGCCAGTGCCTGGGTGTGAAAAACGAGTCGGACGCGGATCGGGAAAACCGGATTCGCCAGTTCGAAGATTTCTTCAACGTGTCTGGACTCGGCACCCCGGATGACCTGGTGGAGTTTCGCGAAGCCCAGCGTGGTTTCCAGGCACGACTGGAACGCTGGAGCGATATCTCGCGCGGCAGCCACCAGTGGGCAACCGGCGCCACGCCCAACAGCGAGGCGATCGGCATTGCACCGGCCATGACCGGCACCGAATTCACCCACGAAGGGCTTTACGTCAACCAGCACAGCAACTGGCAGAAGTTCTTGCTCGACGGCCTGGACGCGAAATCCCTGAAGCTACGTGAGGTGTGA